In a single window of the Tetrapisispora phaffii CBS 4417 chromosome 11, complete genome genome:
- the PIB2 gene encoding Pib2p (similar to Saccharomyces cerevisiae PIB2 (YGL023C); ancestral locus Anc_4.97) codes for MSTQNINITGLPVHGQEDIENGKDIGDNIGRLPEITFEKHDFKSSKNRYASGQSVLSNLSFKSSFVPSRINSQGASQSLQTSNPNEDINSSGQNRLAYMTQQIQSPAMHSIRKKGFQMSNDSSSSLAQNNATNSSETSSRNEIGMKEPFTDDNRIENVDSLTRSSLTEIKEKPESPRRTCNVEDDATEDNEQLQKELTQMALKNLSNIKGLNISNAFAGITTQASNLHNSNTENEDGKLSSSHNIQLDNNGINNTSSDSMVHLQFGKKKVYLDSTSQLKHTNPYGMNVDHNTEQIPHTQVGFSPYKFNSIHTSPINKNNHSTDNLTSDNSSINKIGNTNNINTMSLPVHTDNKLTNSISIDNSINNKTDTFHMAGQLEPARGKKYVKQINNPKKPLYIPAVLRNTSETNITNDDVIWSSAVHSTPYKHLSYNGGSHNDGLSTRGSIHSASSHLIETYKKRITSLFSVSSNDNYSTNTQNDLDRNINISFEKPELPTKEHWIADSKRNSCKYCHKLFTFWERKHHCRKCGDIFCQQHLTHWLYLNSDAQYVIGGGSGMGTLSKVCDACAEEYETLIKSNDLSKLKILENGNIISNIDKDGVENSNSSKNSQVKRSINKSFNLTNSGNNAIDINKDDEGDKEKADDIVNSFVGSVPVDWNWSSF; via the coding sequence ATGAGCACACAGAATATTAACATCACTGGGTTGCCGGTGCATGGACAggaagatattgaaaatggtaAAGATATTGGAGATAATATCGGCAGGTTGCCAGAGATTACTTTCGAGAAGCATGATTTTAAGTCCAGTAAGAATCGGTATGCATCTGGGCAATCAGTGTTGTCgaatttatcatttaaatcttCATTTGTACCTTCGAGAATCAATTCACAAGGTGCGTCACAATCTTTACAAACTAGTAATCCCAATGAGGATATAAACAGTTCCGGGCAGAATCGATTGGCCTATATGACTCAACAGATTCAGTCACCTGCCATGCATTCTATCAGAAAAAAAGGGTTCCAGATGTCGAATGACTCTAGTTCCTCTCTGGCACAGAATAATGCTACAAATAGCTCCGAAACATCTAGTAGGAACGAAATAGGCATGAAAGAGCCGTTCACAGATGATAATAGGATTGAGAATGTCGATTCATTGACACGCTCATCATTGACGGAAATTAAAGAGAAACCAGAGTCTCCAAGGAGAACGTGTAATGTGGAGGATGATGCAACCGAGGATAACGAACAATTACAGAAAGAGCTAACACAGATGgctttgaaaaatctttCTAATATAAAAGGTCTTAACATTTCAAATGCTTTTGCAGGGATTACTACTCAAGCTTCAAATTTGCACAATTCAAATactgaaaatgaagatggGAAATTGTCATCGAGTCATAACATTCAATTGGATAATAATGGTATAAATAACACCAGTTCTGATTCAATGGTTCACTTACAATTCGGCAAAAAGAAAGTTTATTTGGATTCAACATCGCAATTAAAACACACGAATCCCTATGGAATGAATGTTGACCATAATACCGAACAAATCCCTCATACTCAAGTTGGCTTCTCCCCATACAAGTTTAATAGTATTCACACATCTCccattaataaaaataatcacAGCACAGATAATCTTACAAGTGATAACAGTTCCATCAATAAAATAGgaaatacaaataatatcaacACCATGTCACTCCCCGTTCATACCGacaataaattaacaaaCTCAATTAGCATAGACAACAgcataaataataaaactgaTACATTTCATATGGCGGGGCAGTTGGAACCAGCAAGaggaaaaaaatatgtaaAACAAATTAACAATCCTAAGAAACCACTTTATATACCAGCAGTGTTGAGAAATACATCAGAAACCAATATTACAAATGATGATGTTATCTGGTCAAGTGCAGTTCATTCTACGCCATATAAACATTTGTCTTATAATGGTGGCAGTCATAATGATGGACTTTCAACAAGAGGTAGTATACACTCCGCAAGTTCACATCTAATCGAGACTTATAAAAAGAGAATTACTTCTTTATTCTCTGTAAGTAGCAATGATAATTATTCTACAAATACTCAAAATGACTTGGATAggaatataaatatatcatttgaaaaacCAGAACTACCAACAAAGGAGCATTGGATAGCAGattcaaaaagaaattcttGTAAGTATTGCCATAAATTATTCACATTTTGGGAAAGAAAACATCATTGCAGGAAATGTGGTGATATATTTTGCCAACAACATTTGACACATTggttatatttaaattcagACGCTCAATATGTCATAGGAGGTGGTAGCGGTATGGGTACTCTTTCAAAAGTATGCGATGCCTGCGCTGAAGAATACGAAACGTTAATAAAGAGCAATGATTTATCaaagttaaaaattctCGAAAATGGGAACATCATTTCAAACATTGACAAAGATGGCGTAGAAAATAGCAACTCATCCAAAAATAGCCAAGTTAAGAGAAGTATCAACAAGTCTTTCAACTTGACCAATTCAGGTAATAATgcaattgatattaataaagatgatgaaggagataaagaaaaagcGGATGATATTGTAAATAGTTTTGTTGGATCTGTCCCAGTGGATTGGAATTGGAGTAGTTTTTAA